The stretch of DNA CAACATCAGACCATCGAGCACGGCTTCGGGGCGAGGAGGGCACCCGGGGACGTAGATATCGGTGGGCACGATCTTGTCGATGCCTGGCACGGTCGCGTAGTTGTCGTAGAAGCCCCCACATGAGGCGCAGGTGCCGAATGCGATGACCCACTTCGGATCCGCCATCTGGTCGTATATGCGTCGAAGCGCGGGGGCCTGGCGCTGGCTGATGGTCCCTACCACCCACAGCACGTCGGATTGACGCGGGCTGAAGCGGGGTGCTTCGGCACCGAAACGGGCGATATCGTAGCGCGGAGCCACGGTCGCCATGAACTCCATTGCGCAGCAGGCCGTGGCGAAAGGGTACTGAAATAGCGAATACTTGCGCGCCCAAGCCAAGAGCGCCTCGCCTCGGGTCGTGAAAACGCTGGTGTCGCCTTCGATCACGCCTAGTGGGAGCCTCTAGTACGCACCTCTGCAGGTGTCAATAGCCGCACAACCGCACAACACCGCACCGGAACGCCGTCATGGGTTCGCCCCCCGGAGCAGGCAGGTGTCATCGCGCGCAGCAATGCGGGTCCACGAGGGCCGCTTGCAGCGCTTGACGCACTTGGCGGCGCAGGCAGACGAGGCGCACGCGTACCCGAAAGGAGCCATCTTGCTGGCGCTTGCTGCCGACGGTGCGCGCGCTGAGTCGCACGCTGCCTTCGGGCAGCTGGCAGACCAGCTCGAGAGGCTTGCCCGGTGGTTGGGCCGAAGGCAGCGCGAGCGTCAGCAACTCCCCTTCGAGCCCGAGGGCCTGACCCTGTTTGCCGCCTGCAACCCGAACCTTGACGTCCGCCACGCTACTTCCTCGCTCGCTGTACCGCGTCCCTTGCTTCCCGCCGGTCGAGCTCGCGGCGAATGCTCTGCCGCTTGTCGCCCACGCGTTTGCCCTTGCCGAGGCCGAGCTCGACCTTGGCGCGGCCACGCTTGAAGTAGACGCGCAGCGGCACCAGGGTGTAGCCGCGAATGGCCAGCTTGCCCATCAGACGCTCGATCTCTGCTCGCCGGGCAAGCAGCTTGCGCTTGCGCTTGGGCTCGTGGCCGAAGTGCGTGGCTTGGCTATAGGGAGCGATGTACATGCCGTTCAGGTACAGCTCGCCGGCGTCCACGGTTGCGAACGCGCCTTCCAGGTTCGCCTGCCGCGCCCGCAGGCTCTTGACCTCGGAGCCCAGCAGCACGAGCCCGCATTCCAGCCGGTCTAGGATATGGTAGCGGTGCATCGCCCTGCCGTTGCTGCAGACCAGCATGAGCGGCGAAGCCGCCGCCTTGCCGTGAGCGCCTTTGTTCATGGCGAAGCGAAGTCCTTGGGCGTCGGGTCAAGATAGCTTTGCTGGCTCGGAGTCAAAACGGGAAGGCTATCTTGACCCGACGCCTTAACACGCCGCTCAGTGTGCAGCCAACCAGTGCTGGAGCGGTTGCGCTCGCGCCCCGAGTTAGGCTCTGGCTAGCCCGAATCGGCGCGGGCGAGCGCAAGGCTCATCACGTGGGCGTAGCCACCTTGAAGGAGTGCTTCGCCTGCGGCGGCCAGGGTGGCACCGGTGGTTCGGACGTCATCGACAAGCAACGCCGTACGCCCCACGAGCGCGCCTCGGTACGCGAAGGCACCGTTGACGTTTGCGGCCCGATCGGCACGCGGCAGTGTGGCCTGGCCAGCCGTGTGGCGGATGCGGTGCAGCTGATCCACTAGCATCGGAACGCCAAGACGGCGCGCAAGCGGCGCGGCCAGCGTGACGGCCTGGTTGAAGCCACGTTCGCGCAGGTCGCGAGGATGCAAAGGCACCGGCACGATCGCGTCCACGCGGTCGCGGTAGACAGCGGCAGACGCGATCAGGAGCTCGGCCAGCGGCCGTCCCAGATCACTGCGGGCACGGTACTTGAACCGCCGCAAGCCTTCGGCGAGGGGGCCGCCGTACTGGTACAGCGCCGCCGATTTGGCTGGCGGCTGGTGACAGCGGTGGCAAGGCTCCAATAGCAGTGCACAGGCCTGGCAGAAGCTCGACCGGCCACACCCTACAAGCTCCTGCACGGGCTGATCGCACCCAGGGCATAGCCTTGGAGCCAGCAGGCTGCTCAGCCCCGTAACAAGCCAGCGCATGCAACGATTGTCGGCCACCTGCGCGTCAGGTTGCTCGATCAGGTTGCTCGAGAGGTTGCTTGATATACTGGCCGAGAATTAAAAACGGCAGCTCGAAGGGGGGGAGAACCTTCAGGGAGCTGCCGTTGGGGAAGGGGGGACGAGAACGGAGACACTTGGCGCAGGGGGGAGCACGCCGTTTATGTGGCCTCCGTCTGTGTCGGGCTATAAAGCAAGGAGCCTGCCAAGATCTGCCGAGCTTGAAATCACACGCGTTTTCGACACAAAGCATGTACATCTGTCCAGATGGGTTGGGCCGAACCTTTCAAGAGTGAAACGCAGGGATCCTGCTGTGGCGACAGGTATTTCGTTTATGAAACGTGATCGCCGAGGCTACCTCACAAACCGGATCACTCGAGGTGCCTCGCTCAAACCACGCGCGCCCTGGCCTGCTTGGAGCGCTAGTGGTTGTAGGGCTCGTTGTGGATGATGGTGAATGCCCGGTACAGTTGCTCCGCCAGGAC from Pseudomonadota bacterium encodes:
- the nuoB gene encoding NADH-quinone oxidoreductase subunit NuoB: MIEGDTSVFTTRGEALLAWARKYSLFQYPFATACCAMEFMATVAPRYDIARFGAEAPRFSPRQSDVLWVVGTISQRQAPALRRIYDQMADPKWVIAFGTCASCGGFYDNYATVPGIDKIVPTDIYVPGCPPRPEAVLDGLML
- the smpB gene encoding SsrA-binding protein SmpB is translated as MNKGAHGKAAASPLMLVCSNGRAMHRYHILDRLECGLVLLGSEVKSLRARQANLEGAFATVDAGELYLNGMYIAPYSQATHFGHEPKRKRKLLARRAEIERLMGKLAIRGYTLVPLRVYFKRGRAKVELGLGKGKRVGDKRQSIRRELDRREARDAVQRARK
- a CDS encoding ComF family protein, whose product is MADNRCMRWLVTGLSSLLAPRLCPGCDQPVQELVGCGRSSFCQACALLLEPCHRCHQPPAKSAALYQYGGPLAEGLRRFKYRARSDLGRPLAELLIASAAVYRDRVDAIVPVPLHPRDLRERGFNQAVTLAAPLARRLGVPMLVDQLHRIRHTAGQATLPRADRAANVNGAFAYRGALVGRTALLVDDVRTTGATLAAAGEALLQGGYAHVMSLALARADSG